The following coding sequences lie in one Musa acuminata AAA Group cultivar baxijiao chromosome BXJ3-1, Cavendish_Baxijiao_AAA, whole genome shotgun sequence genomic window:
- the LOC103998771 gene encoding probable ubiquitin-conjugating enzyme E2 23: protein MEVNNGPDAIDSAPNASCFDVASRSKVGKPVETGELNDAQAKDIFVYRQDVVKCCKRDGLLGIVVQVAGDSDSEGSISDDDGSEEDGNKVDESNGGDNGVINNNIEGGDNIGSLQDGQVRVTWSDGSETMENTSDITVVDRSFLHGDIVASATDPTGQLGLIVDVDITVDLLSPNGEVIRNVSSKDLKRIREFSVGDFVVLGPWLGRVDEVLDNVTVLFDDGSVCKVVKADPMRLKPVLKPIVDDADCPYYPGQRVRAVSSSVFKSSRWLSGLWKANRLEGAVIKVQAGSVVVYWIASAYLGVGTNSATVPSEEQNPKNLTLLSCFSHTNWQLADWCLLSSYPQPSILVDSIPGNSKLKEPGSHYISHVQNNHTSSCILGEGSSTDAPETEDTVDCFHVKSSHAISSDAHDAQCTSEQVTDGLSEGILLDGNCQSQADDYSNHDKTAKLGETNGAESNDLPENCSCSSSSSVSKEPAHESWPAYRKKLRKVFFKRDKKARRRDENFEKALLIVNTVTKVNVAWQNGEKEFGLQSTSLIPIHTPNDHEFFPEQYVIDKASNEGDGASETNRLGVVRSVNSQEQTVCVRWLKPVSRPEDLKEFDHEEVVSAYELDGHPDYDYCYGDVVVRLPPVSDDTTKSEVPTETQEYQRRTQDTADDSSREHKDNSEENQTQNDEICGNFTSLSWVGNIVGLQDGDIEVTWADGMVSKVGPQEIYVVGRDDDDDGLSDDGASWETVDENEMDIFDDTEKEVDPQNPTDNTVQREKSATTSVEDGTGGRSGPLAVPLAALDFVTKLATGLFSRTRKQSDSSGSDQIIANEDGHKADIDLSGSTLDEAYENRGFDVSDGLIEESMDETVEVENQVAATEEAELKIEDSIVKPTLMGLYDGNQRDYSMDDLCNFSHFDVTENPLDHHFHGDAEMSNGGRKWVKKVQQEWTILEKNLPDAIYVRVFEDRMDLIRAVIIGACGTPYQDGLFFFDFQLPPEYPQVPPSVYYHSGGLRVNPNLYVDGKVCLSLLNTWTGKGNEVWDPSSSSILQVLVSLQGLVLNDKPYFNEAGYEKQIGTVEGEKNALPYNENTYLLNLKSMLYLLRRPPVHFEVFVKDHFRRRGHYILKACEAYMDGCLIGSLTKDACLTETSRKHSCSVGFKLTLAKILPRLIPALKEVGADCHQFDYLLKVENLSES from the exons ATGGAAGTGAATAATGGGCCAGATGCGATAGATTCTGCACCAAATGCTTCTTGTTTTGATGTTGCAAGTCGATCTAAAGTTGGGAAACCAGTGGAAACTGGGGAACTGAATGATGCCCAGGCTAAGGATATATTTGTTTATAGACAAGATGTTGTCAAATGCTGTAAGCGTGACGGCTTGCTTGGAATTGTTGTGCAAGTAGCTGGTGACTCAGATTCTGAAGGCAGCATCTCAGATGACGATGGCAGTGAGGAAGATGGGAATAAGGTTGACGAAAGTAATGGAGGCGATAATGGTGTTATTAACAATAATATTGAAGGTGGTGACAATATTGGTTCTCTTCAAGATGGACAAGTGAGAGTAACATGGAGTGATGGTTCTGAGACAATGGAAAATACTAGTGATATCACGGTTGTAGATAGGAGCTTCCTGCATGGTGATATTGTTGCTTCTGCTACTGATCCAACTGGACAGTTAGGGCTTATTGTTGATGTCGATATAACAGTTGATTTACTTTCTCCAAATGGTGAGGTGATAAGAAACGTTTCCTCTAAAGATCTTAAACGCATAAGGGAATTCAGTGTTGGTGATTTTGTAGTTCTTGGACCTTGGCTTGGCCGAGTGGATGAAGTTTTAGATAATGTTACTGTTCTGTTTGATGATGGATCCGTGTGTAAAGTTGTGAAGGCTGATCCTATGAGACTGAAACCAGTTTTGAAGCCAATTGTTGATGATGCAGATTGTCCATACTACCCTGGTCAAAGGGTTAGGGCTGTTTCTTCTTCTGTTTTCAAAAGTTCCAGGTGGCTTTCTGGCTTGTGGAAAGCTAACCGTCTTGAAGGTGCTGTCATCAAAGTTCAGGCTGGCTCGGTGGTTGTCTATTGGATAGCTTCAGCTTACCTTGGTGTCGGTACTAATTCAGCAACTGTTCCTTCTGAGGAACAGAATCCAAAGAACTTGACTCTGTTGTCTTGTTTTTCACATACAAATTGGCAATTAGCTGATTGGTGTCTCCTTTCATCTTATCCACAACCATCAATCCTTGTTGATAGCATTCCAGGAAACAGTAAGTTGAAGGAGCCCGGGAGCCACTACATTTCTCATGTTCAGAATAATCATACAAGCTCTTGCATTCTTGGTGAAGGATCATCCACAGATGCCCCTGAAACAGAGGATACTGTTGACTGCTTTCATGTCAAGTCTAGTCATGCAATCAGCTCTGATGCCCATGATGCTCAATGCACATCTGAGCAAGTTACTGATGGATTATCTGAAGGTATTTTGTTGGATGGGAATTGTCAGTCCCAAGCTGATGATTACTCGAATCATGATAAAACAGCTAAATTAGGTGAGACTAATGGAGCTGAATCAAATGACTTGCCTGAAAATTGTTCGTGCAGTAGTTCATCTTCAGTTTCAAAGGAGCCTGCTCATGAAAGCTGGCCAGCTTATCGTAAGAAACTTCGAAAAGTCTTTTTTAAGAGAGATAAGAAAGCTCGAAGAAGAGATGAGAACTTTGAAAAAGCTCTTCTCATTGTCAACACTGTTACCAAGGTTAATGTAGCCTGGCAAAATGGAGAGAAAGAATTTGGGCTACAATCAACATCTCTAATTCCAATTCATACTCCAAATGATCATGAATTTTTCCCAGAACAGTATGTGATTGATAAGGCATCCAACGAAGGAGATGGTGCTTCTGAAACAAATCGCCTGGGAGTTGTAAGAAGTGTGAACTCCCAAGAGCAAACTGTGTGTGTGAGGTGGCTTAAACCTGTGTCCAGGCCGGAAGACTTAAAGGAATTTGATCATGAGGAAGTTGTTAGTGCATATGAGCTTGATGGGCATCCAGATTATGATTACTGCTATGGTGATGTTGTTGTTCGCTTGCCCCCTGTTTCTGATGATACAACAAAATCTGAAGTTCCTACCGAGACACAAGAATATCAGCGCCGTACGCAAGACACAGCAGATGATTCAAGCAGGGAACACAAAGACAATAGTGAAGAGAATCAGACCCAAAATGATGAAATTTGTGGGAACTTTACAAGTTTATCATGGGTTGGAAACATAGTTGGTCTCCAAGATGGTGACATCGAAGTTACATGGGCTGATGGGATGGTATCAAAG GTTGGACCTCAGGAAATTTATGTTGTTGgtcgagatgatgatgatgatggactaAGTGATGATGGTGCTAGTTGGGAAACAGTCGACGAAAACGAAATGGATATATTTGATGACACTGAAAAG GAAGTTGATCCACAAAATCCTACTGACAACACTGTCCAAAGGGAAAAGAGTGCTACAACTTCAGTAGAAGATGGTACCGGTGGACGAAGTGGACCACTTGCAGTACCACTTGCAGCTCTTGATTTTGTTACTAAGTTAGCCACTGGATTGTTTTCTCGGACTAGAAAACAGTCTGACTCATCAGGTTCAGATCAGATAATTGCAAATGAAGATGGCCATAAAGCAGATATTGACCTTTCTGGAAGTACATTAGATGAGGCATATGAGAATAGAGGTTTTGATGTATCAGATGGTCTTATTGAAGAAAGCATGGATGAGACTGTTGAAGTGGAGAATCAGGTGGCAGCAACAGAAGAGGCTGAACTGAAAATTGAGGACAGCATAGTGAAACCAACATTGATGGGACTATATGATGGAAATCAAAGAGATTATAGTATGGATGATCTATGTAATTTCAGTCACTTTGATGTTACTGAAAATCCTTTGGATCATCATTTTCATGGTGATGCTGAGATG AGTAATGGTGGAAGGAAGTGGGTCAAAAAGGTTCAGCAAGAATGGACCATTCTTGAGAAGAACCTACCTG ATGCTATTTATGTTCGAGTGTTTGAGGACCGCATGGATCTCATAAGAGCTGTAATAATTGGAGCCTGTGGAACCCCGTATCAGGATGGCCTCTTCTTCTTCGATTTTCAACTTCCTCCAGAGTACCCTCAAGTTCCACCG TCAGTATATTATCATTCGGGTGGCCTGCGAGTAAACCCCAATTTGTATGTGGATGGGAAGGTTTGCTTAAGCCTGCTAAATACATGGACAGGCAAGGGAAATGAAGTCTGGGATCCTTCGTCTTCAAGCATCCTCCAAGTCCTAGTTTCACTACAGGGATTGGTTCTCAATGATAAGCCATATTTCAATGAAGCTGGCTATGAAAAACAGATTGGTACAGTTGAAGGCGAGAAGAATGCTTTACCATATAATGAGAATACATACCTACTTAACTTGAAATCCATGCTGTATCTTTTGAGAAGGCCCCCAGTG CATTTTGAGGTCTTCGTCAAGGACCACTTCCGCAGAAGAGGTCATTACATTCTTAAAGCCTGTGAGGCCTACATGGACGGCTGCCTGATCGGTTCACTTACAAAGGATGCCTGCCTAACTGAGACGAGCCGCAAGCACTCTTGTTCTGTTGGTTTCAAGTTAACACTGGCAAAAATTTTGCCTCGGCTGATTCCTGCATTAAAAGAAGTAGGAGCTGATTGCCACCAATTCGATTATCTGCTCAAGGTTGAAAACCTTTCAGAAAGTTGA